Part of the Erwinia amylovora genome is shown below.
ATGCGCGTAAGCTCAATAAAAATGCGTTCACCATTTTTCGTTACCTCTCCCGCATGTTCAGGATGGTTCTCAAAATAGGCGATACCGAAGAAGCCGACCGCCACCGCTCCCATCAGACACAGGATCATCCAAATCATGCCGATACGGCGCGCCGAGCGAATAGAACGGTGTGAATCAGCCGCCATAAAGCGCGCCAGAATATGCGGCTGACCAAAGTAGCCAAGACCCCACCCGAGCAGCGAAATAATCGCCACAAAGTTAAGGTTCTTCAGCATATCCATATTCTGTGTGCTTTTGGCAACAATCACCTGCATTGCATCGCTCAGGCCGCCGACGGCAACGATAACCATTACCGGCGTCAGGATCAGCGCAAAAATCATCAGGCCGGCCTGCACGGTATCAGTCCAGCTCACTGCGAGGAATCCACCGACAAAAGTATAAACGATAGTGGCGGCAGCACCGGCCCACAGCGCGGTTTCATAGCTCATACCGAAGGTGCTTTCGAACAGACGCGCACCGGCTACCACGCCGGAAGCACAGTAGATGGTGAAGAACACCAGGATAACCAGCGCCGAAATCACCCGCAGCAGCCTGCTGCCGTCTTCAAACCGGCTGGAGAAGAAATCCGGTAACGTCAGGGCATTGTCGTGATGTTCGGTCTGCACGCGCAGACGCCCGGCGACAATTTTCCAGTTAAGGTATGCACCCAGCGTCAGGCCGATGGCGATCCAGCTTTCTGAAATTCCCGACAGGAAGATTGCTCCCGGCAAGCCCATCAGCAGCCAGCCGCTCATATCTGACGCTCCGGCTGACAATGCCGTCACCACGCTGCCCAGACTGCGGCCTCCCAGAATATAGTCATCAAAATTTTTCGTTGAGCGGTAGGCAATGAATCCAATCAGCACCATGCCGATAATGTAAACACAAAATGTCACCATCATTGGTGTACTAAGAGTCATTAAGCTTCTCCATTCTATTTATTATCAGTTTCCTCTGACCATAAGCATTTTTCGCAGATTGCCGGAACGAGGCAACGAGCTGAAGGCTAAGTCGGGGGCTTATCCTGCCGTAATCGGCTACAGCGTACAAACGATTTAACACATCATGCGCATTCATTTCACCTGGAATTTACTTATAATTACCCACAGGTTGCACTGCGTCACAGTTATCCTGGTTGCACCCATAATTTTGCTATAAAAGGCCCGCCAGCCACTGTTTTCGCCAGCTGGCAACAGTATTGCAGCAATATTCATGCCGCTTTTTGTCTGACGGGTGTCGTCAGGTTATCATTAATGAGGTGGGGGTCACATTTAACAAGGTTGCACAAAGTTGCAACTTCAGTGATATTGCAGTCTATATCGATAGTTATCTACTGATTCGGGAGCTGTAAGGCATGGGCACGACCACTATGGGTGTGAAACTGGACGACGCCACTCGCGATCGTATTAAACAGGCGGCGGCGCAGATTGACCGCACGCCGCATTGGCTGATCAAGCAGTCTATTTTCAATTACCTGCAACAGATAGAACAGGGCAGCGCGCTGCCGGAACTGCCGGTCAATGGCGAGCAGGCAGAAAGCGATGAACGCCCGCCGGAAGAAG
Proteins encoded:
- the putP gene encoding sodium/proline symporter PutP, whose protein sequence is MTLSTPMMVTFCVYIIGMVLIGFIAYRSTKNFDDYILGGRSLGSVVTALSAGASDMSGWLLMGLPGAIFLSGISESWIAIGLTLGAYLNWKIVAGRLRVQTEHHDNALTLPDFFSSRFEDGSRLLRVISALVILVFFTIYCASGVVAGARLFESTFGMSYETALWAGAAATIVYTFVGGFLAVSWTDTVQAGLMIFALILTPVMVIVAVGGLSDAMQVIVAKSTQNMDMLKNLNFVAIISLLGWGLGYFGQPHILARFMAADSHRSIRSARRIGMIWMILCLMGAVAVGFFGIAYFENHPEHAGEVTKNGERIFIELTRILFNPWIAGILLSAILAAVMSTLSCQLLVCSSALTEDLYKNFMRKGASQQELVWVGRVMVLLVAVIAIALAANPENRVLGLVSYAWAGFGAAFGPVVLLSLIWRRMTRNGALAGMIVGAATVLIWKQYAWLDLYEIIPGFLFASIAIVLFSLADTPPSAAAQQRFAAAEAEYQAD